The proteins below are encoded in one region of Paeniglutamicibacter cryotolerans:
- a CDS encoding tRNA pseudouridine synthase A, translating to MKTAPIIPSLESIGLSPESRHGGEPATVRLRATLAYDGAAYSGWGVQPTLPTVQGVLEHGLSLLIRRQIRTVVAGRTDAGVHASAQVVHFDLTPTEYSQLPRGKDLDPCEALLRRLYGILGRQGGAVVVHEISVAPEGFDARFSALWRRYSYRIADGPDKWDPLRRHVTMWHGEALDEGLMNDEAESLLGRHDFLTFCKPKPMATTIRTLTEFHFARDAEGLLVAHVKADAFCHNMVRSLIGAALMVGDGRKEPGWMAHRLGERVRDSLSKLAVPHALVLEEVAYPSDTLMGERAELTRARRLPGSDTTHLPPRVDAPVGL from the coding sequence ATGAAGACTGCGCCCATCATCCCCTCGCTCGAATCGATCGGTCTGAGCCCGGAGTCGCGGCACGGCGGGGAGCCGGCGACGGTTCGGCTGCGGGCCACGCTGGCCTACGACGGGGCAGCCTATTCGGGCTGGGGGGTCCAGCCAACCCTGCCCACCGTCCAAGGCGTGCTCGAGCACGGGCTCTCGCTGCTGATCCGCCGACAGATCCGCACGGTGGTTGCCGGACGTACCGATGCCGGTGTCCATGCGAGTGCCCAAGTGGTTCACTTCGACCTGACCCCCACCGAATACAGCCAACTTCCGCGTGGCAAGGACCTGGACCCCTGCGAGGCGCTGCTGCGCCGCCTGTACGGCATCCTGGGACGCCAGGGCGGAGCCGTGGTCGTCCACGAGATCTCCGTGGCGCCAGAAGGATTCGACGCGCGCTTTTCCGCGCTATGGCGTCGCTATTCATACCGGATCGCCGACGGCCCGGACAAATGGGACCCGCTGCGCCGCCACGTGACCATGTGGCATGGTGAGGCATTGGACGAGGGGCTCATGAATGACGAGGCGGAGTCGCTGCTCGGCCGCCACGACTTCCTGACATTCTGCAAGCCCAAGCCGATGGCAACGACCATCCGCACGCTGACCGAGTTCCATTTCGCCCGCGATGCGGAGGGCCTCCTGGTGGCCCATGTGAAGGCGGACGCCTTCTGCCACAACATGGTCCGCTCGCTCATCGGGGCGGCGCTCATGGTCGGCGACGGTCGGAAGGAGCCTGGCTGGATGGCGCACCGCTTGGGGGAGCGGGTGCGCGATTCGCTCAGCAAGCTCGCTGTGCCCCATGCCCTGGTGCTCGAGGAGGTTGCGTACCCGTCCGACACCTTGATGGGTGAACGAGCCGAACTCACTCGTGCCCGGCGGTTGCCGGGTTCCGACACCACTCATCTGCCCCCACGCGTGGATGCTCCAGTTGGGCTATGA
- the rplM gene encoding 50S ribosomal protein L13, translated as MRTYTPKPADQERSWLIIDATDVVLGRLAVQAATLLRGKHKATYAAHMDMGDHVIIINAEKVALTGAKLEQKRAYRHSGFPGGLKSVSYTELLEKNPVLAVEKAIKGMLPKNSLAAQQLSKLKVYRGAEHPHAAQQPKAFEITQVAQ; from the coding sequence GTGCGTACGTACACTCCAAAGCCGGCCGACCAGGAACGCTCATGGCTGATCATTGACGCCACCGACGTAGTTCTCGGCCGTCTTGCCGTCCAGGCCGCAACCCTGCTGCGCGGCAAGCACAAGGCAACCTATGCCGCTCACATGGACATGGGCGACCATGTCATCATCATCAATGCCGAGAAGGTTGCCCTCACCGGCGCCAAGCTCGAGCAGAAGCGCGCCTACCGCCACTCCGGTTTCCCGGGTGGCCTGAAGTCGGTGAGCTACACCGAACTTCTCGAGAAGAACCCGGTGCTCGCCGTAGAGAAGGCCATCAAGGGCATGCTTCCGAAGAACTCCCTGGCTGCCCAGCAGCTGTCCAAGCTCAAGGTCTACCGCGGTGCCGAGCACCCGCACGCTGCCCAGCAGCCGAAGGCCTTCGAAATCACCCAGGTCGCGCAGTAG
- the rpmJ gene encoding 50S ribosomal protein L36 — MKVNPSVKPICDKCKVIRRNGRVMVICENPRHKQRQG, encoded by the coding sequence GTGAAGGTTAACCCTAGCGTGAAGCCGATCTGCGACAAGTGCAAGGTGATCCGTCGTAACGGCCGGGTCATGGTGATCTGCGAAAACCCACGCCACAAGCAGCGCCAGGGCTAA
- the rpsM gene encoding 30S ribosomal protein S13, which yields MARLAGVDIPREKRVIIALTYIYGVGKTRAEHTIAETGINPDTRVKDLTDAELVQLRDFIEGSFKVEGDLRREVAADIRRKVEIGSYEGIRHRKGLPVRGQRTKTNARTRKGPKRTVAGKKKTR from the coding sequence ATGGCTCGTCTAGCTGGCGTAGACATCCCGCGCGAAAAGCGCGTGATCATTGCGCTTACCTACATCTACGGCGTGGGCAAGACCCGTGCAGAACATACTATTGCCGAGACCGGGATCAACCCCGACACTCGTGTCAAGGATCTCACCGACGCTGAACTCGTTCAGCTGCGTGACTTCATTGAAGGCAGCTTCAAGGTCGAGGGTGACCTCCGCCGTGAGGTGGCAGCCGATATCCGCCGCAAGGTCGAGATTGGCTCCTACGAGGGCATTCGCCACCGCAAGGGCCTGCCGGTCCGCGGTCAGCGCACCAAGACGAACGCACGTACCCGTAAGGGCCCGAAGCGCACCGTTGCCGGTAAGAAGAAGACCCGCTAA
- a CDS encoding DNA-directed RNA polymerase subunit alpha, with the protein MLIAQRPTLTEEVVAENRSRFVIEPLEPGFGYTLGNSLRRTLLSSIPGAAVTSVRIDGVLHEFTTVAGVKEDVTELILNIKNLSVSSEHDEPVVAYLRKQGPGVVTAADITPPAGVEFHNPDLHIATLNAKGKFDMELTIERGRGYVSASQNKSADQEIGRIPVDSIYSPVLKVTFRVEATRVEQRTDFDKLIVDVETKDSIAPRDAVASAGTTLVELFGLARELNTAAEGIEIGPSPTDAALAADMALPIEDLELTVRSYNCLKREGIHTVGELVARSEADLMDIRNFGAKSIDEVKAKLIDLGLSLKDSPPGFDLAARAAAIDEDDVYGDEEA; encoded by the coding sequence GTGCTTATTGCACAGCGACCCACCCTGACCGAAGAAGTAGTAGCGGAAAACCGTTCCCGGTTTGTCATTGAACCGTTGGAGCCGGGCTTCGGCTACACCCTTGGTAACTCGCTCCGCCGTACCCTGCTGTCCTCCATCCCTGGTGCAGCTGTCACCAGTGTGCGGATTGACGGTGTACTGCATGAGTTCACCACCGTAGCGGGTGTGAAGGAAGACGTCACCGAACTGATCCTGAACATCAAGAACCTTTCGGTGTCCTCCGAGCACGACGAACCTGTCGTCGCCTACCTGCGCAAGCAGGGTCCCGGCGTCGTCACGGCAGCGGATATCACTCCGCCGGCCGGCGTCGAGTTCCACAACCCGGACCTGCACATCGCGACTTTGAACGCGAAGGGCAAGTTCGACATGGAGCTGACCATCGAACGTGGCCGCGGTTACGTTTCGGCTTCGCAGAACAAGAGCGCGGATCAGGAAATCGGCCGTATTCCGGTCGACTCCATCTACTCGCCTGTTCTGAAGGTGACTTTCCGCGTGGAAGCCACCCGTGTTGAGCAGCGCACCGACTTCGACAAGTTGATTGTCGACGTTGAAACCAAGGATTCAATCGCACCGCGTGACGCCGTGGCGTCTGCCGGTACGACCCTGGTCGAGCTGTTTGGTCTGGCCCGTGAACTCAACACGGCAGCCGAAGGCATCGAGATTGGCCCGTCCCCGACGGATGCCGCACTCGCCGCCGACATGGCGCTGCCAATTGAGGATCTTGAACTGACCGTTCGCTCGTACAACTGCCTCAAGCGCGAGGGCATCCACACCGTGGGTGAACTCGTGGCACGTTCCGAGGCCGACCTGATGGACATCCGTAACTTCGGTGCAAAGTCCATCGACGAGGTCAAGGCGAAGCTGATCGATCTTGGTCTGTCCCTGAAGGATTCACCTCCAGGGTTCGACCTTGCCGCTCGCGCCGCCGCGATCGATGAAGACGACGTTTACGGTGATGAAGAGGCCTAG
- the map gene encoding type I methionyl aminopeptidase codes for MAFGQPKIEYKTNSQILKMREAGLVLAEALDEAVAAAQIGVTTARLDEVFAGVLERHGATSNFKGYHGFPASICASVNEEVVHGFPSGYVLADGDVLKIDGGAIIEGWHADSARTVIVGTADPEDQRLSDVTREAMWRGIASLAEARYVGAIGDAIDDFVSGVPGAPLGILEDYVGHGIGSEMHQAPDVLNFRTGHRGARIKPGMCLAIEPMLVRGGIETKVLADDWTVVTTDGARASQWEHSVAIHLGGIWVLTAHDGGVEGLAPFGVVPTPIMP; via the coding sequence ATGGCATTCGGCCAGCCCAAAATCGAATATAAGACCAATTCGCAGATCCTGAAGATGCGCGAGGCAGGCCTGGTCCTGGCCGAAGCGCTGGATGAGGCAGTGGCAGCGGCCCAGATCGGCGTCACCACCGCGCGTCTGGACGAGGTCTTTGCCGGCGTGCTTGAGCGTCACGGCGCCACCAGCAACTTCAAGGGATACCATGGCTTCCCTGCCTCCATCTGCGCATCGGTGAACGAGGAAGTGGTACACGGTTTCCCGAGCGGCTACGTGCTTGCCGACGGTGACGTGTTGAAGATCGACGGCGGTGCCATCATCGAGGGCTGGCACGCCGACTCTGCACGCACCGTGATCGTCGGTACTGCCGATCCGGAAGACCAGCGCCTTTCGGACGTCACCCGCGAGGCCATGTGGCGCGGGATCGCCTCGCTGGCCGAGGCCCGCTATGTCGGAGCCATCGGCGATGCCATCGACGACTTCGTCTCAGGTGTCCCCGGTGCGCCGCTGGGCATCCTGGAGGACTACGTCGGCCACGGGATCGGTTCGGAAATGCACCAGGCCCCCGACGTGCTGAACTTCCGCACCGGGCACCGTGGCGCACGCATCAAGCCCGGCATGTGCCTGGCCATCGAGCCGATGCTGGTCCGTGGTGGCATCGAGACCAAGGTGTTGGCCGACGACTGGACGGTGGTGACCACCGACGGTGCGCGCGCCTCGCAGTGGGAGCACAGCGTGGCCATCCACCTCGGCGGCATCTGGGTCCTCACGGCCCATGACGGGGGAGTGGAGGGGCTGGCCCCCTTTGGCGTCGTGCCGACCCCGATCATGCCCTAG
- the rpmD gene encoding 50S ribosomal protein L30, with protein MAKNIIPSDATLAITQIKSTIGGKQNQRDTLRSLGLKRIGHTVFRTADAVTVGMINTVPHLLKVEEAK; from the coding sequence GTGGCTAAGAACATTATCCCTAGCGACGCGACGCTGGCAATCACCCAGATCAAGTCCACCATTGGTGGCAAGCAGAACCAGCGCGATACCCTGCGTTCACTCGGCCTGAAGCGCATCGGACACACCGTGTTCCGTACCGCCGATGCTGTGACCGTTGGCATGATCAACACGGTTCCGCACCTCTTAAAGGTTGAGGAGGCGAAGTAA
- the rplQ gene encoding 50S ribosomal protein L17, with translation MPTPPKGARLGGSAAHERLMLANLSAQLFEHKSITTTLTKAKRLRPHAERLITFAKRGDLANRRRVQGIIASRSRTNKSIVHELFENIAPVMAERDGGYTRITKIGNRKGDNAPMAVIELVMEPVSPKQAVVKEAVKAAEKAAAVEVVEAEVVETEAPATEATEENKA, from the coding sequence ATGCCTACCCCACCAAAGGGAGCGCGTCTCGGCGGTAGCGCCGCGCACGAGCGCCTGATGCTCGCGAACCTGTCGGCACAGCTGTTCGAGCACAAATCCATCACCACCACGCTGACCAAGGCCAAGCGCCTTCGCCCGCATGCAGAGCGTCTGATCACGTTCGCAAAGCGCGGAGACCTGGCCAACCGTCGTCGTGTGCAGGGCATCATTGCCTCGCGCAGCCGCACCAACAAGAGCATCGTTCACGAGCTCTTCGAGAACATCGCACCGGTCATGGCCGAGCGCGATGGTGGCTACACCCGCATCACCAAGATCGGTAACCGCAAGGGCGACAACGCGCCCATGGCAGTCATCGAACTGGTCATGGAGCCGGTGTCCCCGAAGCAGGCAGTCGTGAAGGAGGCCGTCAAGGCCGCCGAAAAGGCTGCAGCTGTCGAGGTCGTCGAGGCAGAGGTCGTCGAGACCGAAGCTCCGGCAACCGAGGCCACCGAAGAGAACAAGGCCTAG
- the glmM gene encoding phosphoglucosamine mutase has product MARLFGTDGVRGKANELLTPELTMRLAQAASVVLGFDKITDGRRPVAVVAKDPRISGDFISAAIEAGLAASGVDVFDAGTLPTPAAAYLVADLNADFGVMISASHNPAPDNGIKFLARGGQKLDDALEDAIEAHLELEPRRPVAGDVGRVQRFADAEDRYILHLLQTLPNRLDGLKVVLDCAHGAASGCSPEVFKAAGAELFVIGAEPDGININEGYGSTHLEKLQAAVLEHGADLGIAHDGDADRCLAVDHEGTVVDGDQIMAVMASALKDAGKLKDNTLVATVMSNLGLKIAMQEAGINILETGVGDRYVLEGMRANGYNLGGEQSGHVIFADHATTGDGVLTGLQIAARMKATGKTLKELASVMTVLPQVLINVKGVDKAAADSNEALSAAVAAVEAELGHGGRVLLRPSGTEPVVRVMVEARDQATAEAHARALADVVSRELAL; this is encoded by the coding sequence ATGGCAAGGTTATTTGGCACCGATGGTGTGCGCGGAAAAGCAAATGAACTCCTGACCCCGGAGCTGACGATGAGGCTGGCGCAGGCCGCCTCCGTCGTTTTGGGGTTCGACAAGATCACCGACGGCCGCAGGCCGGTCGCGGTGGTCGCCAAGGACCCCCGAATCAGCGGTGACTTCATTTCCGCTGCCATCGAGGCTGGGCTCGCCGCATCTGGCGTGGATGTCTTCGATGCCGGCACCCTGCCCACCCCCGCGGCCGCCTATCTGGTCGCCGACCTGAACGCCGACTTCGGCGTGATGATCTCGGCCTCGCACAACCCGGCGCCTGACAATGGAATCAAGTTCCTGGCCCGTGGCGGCCAGAAGCTCGACGACGCGCTCGAAGACGCCATCGAGGCGCACCTGGAGCTTGAACCACGGCGTCCCGTAGCCGGCGACGTGGGCAGGGTCCAGCGCTTTGCCGACGCCGAGGACCGCTACATACTGCACCTGCTGCAGACACTGCCGAACCGGCTCGATGGCCTGAAAGTCGTGCTCGACTGTGCCCACGGCGCCGCCAGCGGCTGTTCGCCCGAGGTTTTCAAGGCCGCCGGGGCCGAGCTCTTCGTGATCGGCGCCGAACCGGACGGCATCAACATCAACGAGGGCTACGGCTCCACCCACCTGGAAAAGCTGCAGGCCGCCGTGCTTGAACACGGTGCGGACCTGGGCATCGCCCACGACGGTGATGCCGACCGCTGCCTGGCAGTTGACCACGAAGGCACTGTCGTCGACGGCGACCAGATCATGGCAGTCATGGCCAGCGCACTCAAGGACGCCGGCAAACTGAAGGACAATACCCTCGTCGCTACGGTCATGAGCAATCTCGGCCTGAAGATCGCGATGCAGGAAGCCGGGATCAACATCCTGGAAACCGGTGTCGGGGACCGCTACGTGCTTGAGGGCATGCGCGCCAACGGATACAACCTCGGTGGCGAGCAGTCCGGCCACGTCATTTTCGCCGACCACGCCACCACGGGTGACGGTGTGCTCACCGGCCTGCAGATCGCTGCCCGGATGAAGGCCACCGGCAAGACGCTGAAGGAGCTCGCCTCCGTGATGACGGTGCTTCCGCAGGTATTGATCAACGTCAAGGGCGTCGACAAGGCGGCTGCCGACAGCAATGAGGCCCTGAGCGCCGCCGTGGCAGCGGTCGAGGCCGAGCTGGGTCACGGCGGCCGCGTGCTGCTGCGCCCCTCCGGCACCGAACCGGTGGTCCGGGTCATGGTCGAGGCGCGTGACCAAGCCACCGCCGAGGCCCATGCCCGTGCGCTGGCCGACGTGGTCAGCCGCGAGCTGGCACTCTAG
- the rplO gene encoding 50S ribosomal protein L15, with protein sequence MAEKDNALKVHHLRPAEGAKTRKTRVGRGEGSKGKTAGRGTKGTKARYQVKAGFAGGQLPLHMRLPKLRGFKNPFRVEFQVVNLDKISELFPEGGEVTVEALVEKGAVRKNQPVKVLGTGDITVKVDVKVNAFSKSASEKIAAAGGSVIEL encoded by the coding sequence ATGGCTGAAAAAGACAACGCATTGAAGGTTCACCACCTGCGTCCGGCCGAAGGCGCCAAAACCCGTAAGACCCGTGTGGGTCGCGGTGAAGGCTCCAAGGGCAAGACTGCTGGTCGTGGCACCAAGGGCACCAAGGCACGCTACCAGGTCAAGGCCGGCTTCGCCGGCGGCCAGCTGCCGTTGCACATGCGCCTTCCGAAGCTTCGCGGCTTCAAGAACCCGTTCCGCGTCGAGTTCCAGGTTGTCAACCTGGACAAGATCTCGGAGCTGTTCCCCGAAGGTGGCGAGGTCACTGTCGAGGCACTGGTCGAGAAGGGTGCAGTTCGCAAGAACCAGCCCGTCAAGGTCCTGGGCACCGGCGACATCACCGTCAAGGTCGACGTGAAGGTCAACGCCTTCTCGAAGTCGGCTTCTGAGAAGATCGCCGCTGCCGGCGGCTCGGTTATCGAGCTCTAA
- the rpsI gene encoding 30S ribosomal protein S9: MAQNTEEQNEFEGEAPASYTSESVTVEETAVKERPALTVAGAAVGRRKQAIARVRVVPGSGKWTINGRQLDNYFPNKLHQQDVNEPFKLLELDGAYDVIARIHGGGPSGQAGALRLGIARSLNEIDRDNNRAALKKAGYLTRDARVIERKKAGLKKARKASQFSKR, encoded by the coding sequence GTGGCTCAGAACACTGAAGAGCAGAACGAATTCGAGGGTGAAGCTCCGGCTTCGTACACCTCGGAATCCGTGACCGTTGAAGAAACCGCAGTCAAGGAGCGCCCGGCACTGACCGTTGCCGGCGCAGCCGTTGGCCGTCGCAAGCAGGCAATTGCCCGCGTTCGCGTCGTCCCGGGCTCCGGCAAGTGGACCATCAATGGCCGCCAGCTGGACAACTACTTCCCGAACAAGCTGCACCAGCAGGATGTCAACGAACCGTTCAAGCTCCTCGAGCTCGACGGCGCGTACGACGTCATTGCACGCATCCACGGCGGTGGCCCCTCGGGCCAGGCCGGTGCTCTGCGTCTGGGCATCGCCCGTTCGCTGAACGAAATCGACCGCGACAACAACCGTGCGGCCCTGAAGAAGGCCGGCTACTTGACTCGTGACGCACGTGTCATCGAGCGCAAGAAGGCTGGCCTCAAGAAGGCCCGTAAGGCTTCGCAGTTCTCCAAGCGCTAA
- a CDS encoding adenylate kinase, whose product MTKLLIIGPPGSGKGTQAARISERLNVVAISTGDIFRANVKEQTELGLEAKKYIDAGNFVPDSVTNNMVRDRLAQADAAEGFLLDGYPRTSAQVDELDSILGDEALDAVLQLTADDEELIARLLKRAQIEGRADDTEDVIRHRLALYHEQTQVVVDRYLDRGIVRQVDGLGDIDDVTARVLNALGQNV is encoded by the coding sequence ATGACCAAACTGTTGATCATTGGCCCTCCCGGTTCGGGCAAGGGCACCCAGGCTGCACGGATTTCCGAACGCCTCAACGTGGTGGCTATTTCCACCGGCGATATTTTCCGCGCCAACGTGAAGGAACAGACCGAGTTGGGACTGGAGGCGAAGAAGTACATCGACGCCGGAAACTTCGTCCCGGATTCCGTCACCAACAACATGGTCCGGGACCGTCTGGCCCAGGCCGACGCGGCTGAGGGCTTCCTGCTCGATGGCTACCCGCGTACCAGCGCCCAAGTCGACGAACTCGACTCGATCCTCGGTGACGAGGCACTGGACGCCGTGCTGCAGCTGACCGCCGACGACGAGGAACTCATCGCCCGCCTGCTCAAGCGCGCACAGATCGAAGGTCGTGCCGATGACACCGAGGACGTCATCCGCCACCGCCTTGCCCTGTACCACGAGCAGACCCAGGTCGTCGTCGACCGATACCTGGACCGCGGCATTGTCCGCCAGGTGGACGGACTCGGCGATATCGACGATGTGACCGCGCGCGTGCTCAACGCGTTGGGCCAGAACGTCTAA
- the secY gene encoding preprotein translocase subunit SecY: protein MFSAIARVFRTPDLRRKLLFTLGIIAIYRIGVYIPAPGVNYGNVQMCLEASNTTGGLYQFVNLFSGGALLQVSVFAMGIMPYITASIIVQLLRVVIPRFEELHKEGQSGQAILTQYTRYLTIALGLLQATTLVSLARSGTLFPGCQFPVVPDESLIVILLMIITLTAGTGLIMWMGEMITESGVGNGMSILIFISIASGFPTSMGTIANTQGWGTFVGVIIIGLAIVALVVFVEQSQRRIPVQYAKRMVGRRTVGGTSTYIPIKVNMAGVIPVIFASSMLALPSMLTQFNVRADGTMPEWAIWLQSNFSGSSPLYMIVYTLLIIAFTYFYVAITFNPTEVADNMKKYGGFIPGIRAGRPTAEYLEYVLSRITLPGAIYLAFVALIPLIAFVLINADHNFPFGGTSILIMVGVGLETVKQINAQMQQRNYEGLLR from the coding sequence TTGTTCAGCGCCATTGCCCGGGTATTCCGGACGCCTGACCTGCGACGCAAGTTGTTGTTCACGCTCGGCATCATAGCGATCTATCGCATTGGTGTTTACATACCCGCACCCGGAGTTAACTACGGAAACGTCCAGATGTGCTTGGAGGCGAGCAACACCACTGGTGGTCTTTACCAGTTTGTGAACCTCTTCAGCGGCGGCGCCCTCCTGCAGGTGTCTGTCTTCGCGATGGGCATCATGCCCTACATCACGGCATCGATCATCGTTCAGCTTCTACGCGTGGTCATTCCCCGCTTCGAGGAACTGCACAAGGAAGGCCAGTCCGGCCAGGCGATCCTCACGCAGTACACCCGCTACCTGACCATTGCCTTGGGCCTGCTTCAGGCAACTACACTGGTCTCGTTGGCGCGCAGCGGCACCTTGTTCCCGGGCTGCCAGTTCCCCGTGGTTCCCGATGAATCGCTGATTGTCATCCTCTTGATGATCATCACGCTGACAGCGGGCACCGGCCTGATCATGTGGATGGGCGAAATGATCACGGAGAGCGGCGTCGGCAACGGCATGTCCATCCTGATCTTCATCTCCATCGCCTCGGGCTTCCCGACTTCCATGGGGACCATCGCCAACACGCAGGGCTGGGGCACCTTCGTTGGTGTCATTATCATCGGTCTGGCGATCGTCGCACTGGTGGTCTTCGTTGAACAGTCACAGCGCCGGATCCCGGTCCAGTACGCCAAACGCATGGTGGGACGCCGGACCGTCGGTGGAACTTCAACCTACATCCCGATCAAGGTCAACATGGCCGGCGTCATTCCGGTCATCTTTGCCTCCTCGATGTTGGCGCTGCCGAGCATGCTGACGCAGTTCAACGTGCGCGCGGATGGGACTATGCCGGAGTGGGCCATTTGGCTGCAGTCCAACTTCTCCGGCTCCTCGCCGTTGTACATGATCGTCTATACGCTGTTGATCATTGCCTTCACCTACTTCTATGTCGCGATCACCTTCAACCCGACCGAGGTTGCCGACAACATGAAGAAGTACGGTGGGTTCATCCCGGGCATCCGCGCAGGACGTCCGACGGCGGAGTACCTGGAATACGTGCTCAGCCGCATCACACTGCCCGGAGCCATTTACCTGGCATTCGTGGCCCTGATCCCGTTGATCGCGTTCGTGTTGATCAACGCCGATCACAACTTCCCCTTTGGCGGCACCTCGATCCTCATCATGGTTGGCGTGGGTCTTGAGACCGTCAAGCAAATCAACGCTCAAATGCAGCAGCGCAACTACGAAGGACTTCTGCGATGA
- the infA gene encoding translation initiation factor IF-1, giving the protein MAKKEGVIEVEGTVSEALPNAMFRVELPNGHVVLATISGKMRQHYIRILPEDRVVVELSPYDLNRGRIVYRYK; this is encoded by the coding sequence ATGGCCAAGAAAGAGGGTGTCATCGAGGTAGAAGGCACCGTGTCGGAGGCGCTGCCCAATGCGATGTTTCGTGTTGAGCTGCCGAACGGGCACGTGGTACTTGCGACTATCTCGGGAAAGATGCGTCAGCACTACATTCGAATCCTCCCTGAGGACCGTGTAGTGGTGGAACTCAGTCCATACGACCTCAACCGCGGACGTATCGTCTACCGCTACAAGTAA
- the rpsK gene encoding 30S ribosomal protein S11 encodes MPPKTRGAVRKPRRKDKKNIALGQAHIKSTFNNTIVSITDPSGAVISWASAGEVGFKGSRKSTPYAAQMAAEAAAKRAQEHGMRKVDVFVKGPGSGRETAIRSLQAAGLEVGSIQDVSPSAHNGCRPPKRRRV; translated from the coding sequence ATGCCCCCCAAGACTCGTGGAGCGGTCCGCAAACCGCGTCGCAAGGACAAGAAGAACATCGCGCTGGGTCAGGCGCACATCAAGAGCACCTTCAACAACACCATCGTGTCCATCACGGACCCGTCCGGTGCTGTAATCTCCTGGGCCTCGGCCGGCGAGGTTGGATTCAAGGGTTCGCGTAAGTCGACTCCGTACGCCGCACAGATGGCTGCTGAAGCAGCTGCCAAGCGCGCACAGGAGCACGGCATGCGCAAGGTCGACGTTTTCGTGAAGGGCCCGGGCTCGGGCCGCGAAACCGCGATCCGCTCGCTGCAGGCCGCCGGCCTTGAGGTTGGGTCCATCCAGGACGTTTCCCCGAGCGCACACAACGGTTGCCGCCCGCCGAAGCGTCGCCGCGTCTAA